A window of the Gemmatimonadota bacterium genome harbors these coding sequences:
- a CDS encoding 4'-phosphopantetheinyl transferase superfamily protein, whose protein sequence is MLIVGNDVVDLTDPRVSGKASDARFLERIFTEGERAAIAGAPDPDLELWQRWAAKEAAYKAVSKLRGSPPAFAHRTFVVSWSHPSERDGSPGLRSGSVRYESTIIDIEAAWDRQTVHVVGWLGDPTRSPKDDQLNSRLARLDEAGAAWSGPRTELERRLSPRELEAVHSQASLAVRIAARTAIADALAVDEQRLEIVCAPGKPGRRLPAVLLDGERGTVDVSLSHDGDWIAWAFAVQPGRNMPAPVSDRSAGS, encoded by the coding sequence GTGCTGATCGTCGGGAACGACGTCGTCGACCTCACCGATCCAAGGGTGTCGGGGAAGGCATCAGACGCGCGTTTCCTGGAGCGGATCTTCACCGAAGGGGAGCGCGCTGCAATCGCCGGCGCTCCTGACCCGGACCTCGAACTTTGGCAACGGTGGGCCGCGAAAGAAGCGGCGTACAAGGCGGTGTCCAAGCTGCGGGGGAGTCCCCCGGCCTTCGCACATCGGACCTTCGTCGTCTCGTGGTCTCACCCGAGTGAGCGCGACGGCTCGCCCGGGCTTCGGTCGGGCTCTGTCCGCTACGAGTCGACGATCATCGACATCGAGGCGGCCTGGGACCGCCAAACAGTGCACGTGGTCGGCTGGCTTGGCGATCCCACGCGTTCACCGAAGGACGACCAGCTCAACAGCCGACTGGCACGACTCGATGAGGCCGGGGCTGCTTGGTCCGGTCCGCGCACGGAGTTGGAGCGCAGGCTGAGCCCTCGCGAGTTGGAGGCCGTACATTCGCAGGCTTCCTTGGCTGTCCGGATCGCCGCACGCACCGCGATCGCTGATGCCCTCGCCGTCGATGAGCAGCGGCTCGAGATCGTTTGTGCTCCCGGCAAGCCCGGCCGCCGGCTGCCGGCCGTATTATTGGACGGAGAGCGGGGCACGGTCGACGTCTCCCTCTCGCACGACGGCGACTGGATCGCCTGGGCGTTCGCGGTGCAGCCGGGGCGCAACATGCCTGCCCCCGTTAGCGATCGTTCGGCCGGTAGTTGA
- the modB gene encoding molybdate ABC transporter permease subunit: MVLAASSLADVLPRLADAWRRAGGAEVRFSFDATSRLAVQALQSSSADAFFAADLEWMDWLEERATVREGTPVPFAANELVVVVPAAASPPATPADLVRFPRIALAGENVPAGRYARAALEATGVWAEVADKVVRGGSVRGALEWVARGEVPVGIVYRTDAAAEPGVRVAFAFEVSSHPPVLYWAAPLSSSDAPESTAAFLRFVVSEEGRAIVEAAGFAEVVPSAAQAPPAGAVIQAPAVASAIRLSLMVALLATVAGLVPAVGLGWLLARREFPGKALLSTLVMAPLVMPPVVTGFLLLSLLGGGTPLGSRLASLGLPVPFTILGAAIAAFVVGFPLYVISIRGAFEAVDPMYEELSWTLGVPPRRTFFRISLPLALPGIAAGAVLAFARALGEFGATVVLAGNVEGSTRTIALAVYTLLESPSGRSTIWVLVGASVAISMLALFGFEALSRRQKLRLEDRHGY, encoded by the coding sequence TTGGTTCTGGCGGCCTCTTCGCTCGCGGACGTGCTTCCCCGGCTCGCCGACGCGTGGCGGCGGGCGGGTGGTGCCGAAGTGCGCTTCTCCTTCGATGCCACCTCGCGGCTCGCCGTGCAGGCGTTGCAGAGCTCCTCCGCGGATGCGTTCTTCGCGGCCGACCTCGAGTGGATGGACTGGCTCGAGGAGCGCGCGACCGTTCGCGAAGGCACACCAGTGCCCTTCGCGGCCAACGAGCTCGTCGTCGTCGTGCCGGCTGCCGCGAGTCCACCCGCCACGCCCGCGGACCTCGTGCGCTTCCCCCGCATCGCGCTCGCGGGGGAGAACGTGCCCGCAGGCCGCTACGCGCGCGCAGCGCTTGAAGCGACGGGTGTGTGGGCCGAAGTGGCGGACAAGGTGGTGCGTGGCGGCTCGGTGCGCGGTGCCTTGGAGTGGGTAGCCCGGGGGGAGGTGCCCGTCGGCATTGTATACCGGACGGACGCGGCCGCCGAACCGGGTGTGCGGGTCGCGTTCGCGTTCGAGGTGAGTAGCCACCCACCGGTCCTGTATTGGGCTGCCCCGTTGAGCTCTTCGGACGCCCCGGAATCGACCGCCGCCTTCCTGCGCTTCGTGGTCAGCGAGGAGGGTCGAGCCATTGTCGAGGCTGCGGGATTCGCAGAAGTGGTGCCGTCGGCGGCGCAGGCTCCGCCAGCTGGCGCCGTGATCCAGGCGCCGGCAGTGGCGTCCGCGATACGGCTCTCGCTCATGGTCGCGTTGCTGGCAACGGTCGCCGGGTTGGTGCCAGCCGTCGGCCTCGGGTGGCTGCTGGCCCGCCGGGAGTTCCCGGGCAAGGCGCTGCTCTCGACGCTGGTCATGGCACCGCTGGTCATGCCACCGGTTGTGACCGGCTTTCTTCTCCTCAGTTTGCTCGGCGGGGGAACGCCCCTGGGAAGCCGGCTTGCGTCTCTGGGGCTGCCGGTTCCCTTCACGATCTTGGGCGCCGCGATTGCGGCGTTCGTCGTGGGGTTCCCGCTCTACGTGATTTCGATTCGCGGCGCCTTCGAGGCCGTGGATCCGATGTACGAGGAGCTGTCGTGGACGCTGGGCGTTCCCCCACGTCGGACCTTCTTCCGGATCTCCTTGCCGCTCGCGCTCCCGGGCATCGCGGCCGGTGCCGTGCTGGCGTTCGCCCGTGCCTTGGGCGAGTTCGGCGCAACGGTGGTCTTGGCGGGGAACGTCGAGGGGTCCACACGGACGATCGCGCTCGCGGTCTACACGCTGCTCGAATCGCCGTCTGGCCGGAGCACGATCTGGGTGCTGGTCGGCGCCAGCGTCGCGATCTCCATGCTGGCTCTGTTCGGATTCGAGGCGCTCTCTCGCCGACAGAAGCTTCGATTGGAAGACCGACATGGCTACTGA
- a CDS encoding ATP-binding cassette domain-containing protein produces MATDAQYRLGLDFEIPVASKTMRVKLDTESGAIAIVGPSGAGKSTILRVLAGVERRARGVVTFGDQRWQDDATGTLVPPWRRRVGWVPQEVLLFPHLTVRDNLGYGGSSVAAVEETAHLLQITGLLERRPRRLSGGERQRVALGRALLAEPKLLLLDEPFSALDRPLRAELARVVGQWSAQRGVPLVLVSHDETDAEVLAEERWHLSDGELVRE; encoded by the coding sequence ATGGCTACTGACGCTCAGTACAGGCTCGGCCTGGATTTCGAGATTCCGGTGGCGTCGAAGACGATGCGAGTGAAACTGGACACCGAGAGCGGTGCGATCGCGATCGTGGGTCCCTCCGGGGCGGGCAAGAGCACGATTCTGCGCGTGCTCGCCGGCGTGGAGCGACGCGCGCGAGGGGTCGTGACCTTCGGCGACCAGCGATGGCAGGACGACGCCACCGGGACCCTCGTGCCGCCGTGGCGGCGGCGGGTCGGGTGGGTTCCCCAGGAGGTCTTACTCTTCCCTCACCTGACAGTGCGGGACAATCTCGGCTACGGGGGCTCTTCCGTCGCCGCCGTCGAGGAGACCGCCCACCTCTTGCAGATCACGGGGCTGCTCGAGCGGCGACCCCGGCGACTCTCGGGTGGGGAGCGGCAACGCGTGGCGCTTGGACGGGCGCTGCTCGCCGAACCGAAGCTCTTGTTGCTGGACGAGCCGTTCTCGGCTCTCGACCGACCCCTGCGCGCTGAGCTCGCTCGCGTTGTGGGGCAATGGTCTGCGCAGCGCGGTGTCCCGCTCGTGCTCGTCAGTCACGACGAGACGGACGCCGAAGTGCTTGCCGAGGAGCGGTGGCACCTTTCGGACGGTGAGCTCGTGCGCGAGTAG
- a CDS encoding AAA family ATPase — MSHASLGSGAQRSDGERFVGPLPLVGRTRELAMLEALIEGPDRAASLVLVSGEGGVGKSRLVAELAGRAETRGWHVARGRAYPVERGVPYALFADAFLPLLGAMDPDTLTVLSRGGEAELSYLFPALAAGRDEGSDAAGGNPEEFRTRLMWNFAEFLKNYSARSPLLVVLEDLQWADESSLHLLHFLARQSGEQPLVLIGTYNDSDRDRSPQLVKTERSLLSLGAAEALRLTPLSREHVTELLCRAFAVDAEQVGEFSAMLFGWTQGNAFFLEEIIKALVANGRISSKQGVWIGWDAEDFRLPRTIRDAVLGRIETFSDDARTVAELAAVIGTRASYPLLAAISGLPEAALLSALEELCAHLVLNERAEAGGAVVYDFAHPLVQQTLYGEFGLQRARVLHGAVAEAMEAFYGSSSMDHADELAFHFARTDAGHLRGKAARYLAAAGQQALERRADREAVNYLRSALERTDSEDTDGPARADLVPHLARAHQHLGEFEPAVELWTSALAEVPPEHPKHPAVRRALGMAHFWCGRHTDAQEHLDIGLERARALGDQAELVRLTIAKGHLLNELGMGTEAIETVLLALPIAEGLGSPHLLARVHRALALLHVWIGPPHRTREHATRAIELAREVGDLSIEFWARWALAVLSGMSGAVEETAAAIDELNDLAGRWRSPVLRLWSAELAIESAWARGDWDAGTALGEQAITLARNLNQRTLLPRLLVCTSFFYVGRGQLEQARALVDEAAEISGLGNEEGPIDVHQVVPAYIGLAHYLLGLGEYKQAIEAAENGLRIAEGTEYVLWAIHRMLPILGEACLWAGEIDRAEAVSVRMREHARQLDHKLGFCWADAIDALVCWKRGDPKSAIDLMRQAAEALEEIPIIPDAARIRRQLAGRLAEIDRPDEAADELKRVYDIFRKLGAELELEKTRVQLREIGHRPPPRRVGGGVAGLTARELEVARLVAQRLSNKAIGRKLGMATRTASTHLSNIFHKLEVGSRGELADLIREKGLLEE; from the coding sequence ATGAGCCACGCTTCGCTTGGATCGGGAGCTCAGCGGTCCGATGGCGAGCGATTCGTGGGACCGCTGCCGCTCGTTGGACGAACGCGAGAACTTGCGATGCTCGAGGCGCTCATCGAAGGCCCCGATCGCGCGGCGTCCCTCGTGCTGGTTTCGGGCGAGGGAGGGGTCGGCAAGTCCCGGCTCGTCGCCGAGCTCGCGGGACGCGCCGAGACTCGCGGTTGGCACGTGGCGCGCGGTAGGGCATACCCGGTGGAGAGGGGCGTTCCGTACGCACTCTTCGCCGACGCATTTCTGCCGCTTTTGGGCGCCATGGACCCCGATACGCTCACGGTACTCAGCAGGGGCGGTGAGGCCGAGTTGAGCTACCTCTTCCCGGCGCTCGCCGCCGGCCGGGACGAGGGCAGCGACGCAGCCGGGGGTAACCCGGAGGAGTTCCGCACGCGTCTGATGTGGAACTTCGCGGAGTTCTTGAAGAACTACTCGGCGCGCTCCCCGTTGCTCGTCGTGCTCGAGGATTTGCAATGGGCCGATGAGTCTTCGCTCCACTTGCTGCACTTCCTCGCCCGGCAGTCAGGCGAACAGCCCCTCGTCCTAATCGGTACGTACAACGATTCGGACAGGGATCGCAGCCCACAGCTCGTGAAGACCGAGCGCTCTCTGCTCTCGCTCGGCGCCGCCGAGGCACTCCGCCTCACTCCGCTCAGCCGCGAGCACGTCACTGAGCTCCTCTGCCGCGCGTTCGCTGTCGATGCGGAACAGGTCGGTGAGTTTTCCGCCATGCTTTTCGGATGGACCCAGGGGAACGCGTTCTTCCTCGAGGAGATCATCAAAGCGTTGGTGGCCAACGGCCGCATCAGCAGCAAACAGGGCGTGTGGATCGGCTGGGATGCCGAGGACTTCCGCCTTCCCAGAACGATTCGGGACGCCGTGCTCGGGCGCATCGAGACGTTCTCCGACGACGCTCGAACGGTCGCTGAGCTCGCGGCCGTGATCGGCACCCGGGCGAGCTACCCGCTCCTGGCAGCGATCAGCGGTCTACCCGAGGCAGCGCTGCTGTCCGCCCTGGAGGAGCTGTGTGCGCATCTGGTGCTCAACGAACGGGCGGAGGCCGGCGGCGCGGTCGTATACGACTTCGCGCACCCCCTGGTCCAGCAGACGCTGTACGGTGAGTTCGGGCTCCAGCGCGCTCGGGTCCTGCACGGGGCCGTGGCCGAAGCGATGGAAGCCTTCTACGGCTCCTCATCGATGGATCACGCGGACGAGTTGGCCTTCCACTTCGCCCGGACGGACGCGGGGCACCTCCGCGGAAAGGCAGCGCGGTATCTCGCGGCGGCCGGCCAGCAAGCGTTGGAGCGACGCGCGGACCGGGAGGCGGTGAACTACCTGCGGTCGGCACTCGAACGGACCGACTCAGAGGACACCGATGGTCCGGCACGCGCCGACCTGGTGCCTCATCTCGCGCGGGCGCATCAGCACCTGGGCGAGTTCGAGCCCGCTGTCGAGCTCTGGACGAGTGCTCTCGCCGAAGTACCGCCCGAGCATCCCAAGCACCCCGCGGTCCGGCGGGCGCTCGGCATGGCGCACTTCTGGTGCGGTCGGCACACCGACGCCCAGGAGCATCTCGATATCGGGCTGGAGAGAGCGCGCGCGCTGGGCGACCAGGCTGAGCTGGTGCGCCTGACGATCGCGAAAGGGCACCTTCTGAATGAACTCGGGATGGGGACGGAGGCGATCGAAACGGTGTTGCTCGCGCTGCCGATCGCTGAGGGGCTTGGCAGCCCTCACCTGCTCGCGCGTGTGCACCGCGCGTTGGCGCTGCTCCACGTATGGATCGGGCCGCCGCACAGGACCCGCGAACACGCCACGAGGGCGATCGAGTTGGCTCGGGAAGTCGGAGACCTATCGATCGAGTTCTGGGCGCGCTGGGCTCTGGCCGTCTTGAGCGGCATGTCGGGCGCCGTCGAGGAGACGGCGGCGGCGATCGACGAACTGAACGACCTCGCGGGCCGCTGGCGCTCACCGGTCCTTCGGCTGTGGAGCGCCGAATTGGCGATCGAGTCGGCGTGGGCACGCGGGGATTGGGACGCGGGCACTGCCTTGGGCGAACAGGCGATCACGCTCGCGCGCAACCTCAACCAGCGGACATTGCTCCCCAGACTGCTCGTGTGCACTTCCTTCTTCTACGTCGGCAGGGGACAACTCGAGCAGGCGCGGGCGCTCGTCGACGAGGCCGCGGAGATTTCCGGGCTCGGGAACGAAGAGGGGCCGATCGACGTTCACCAGGTCGTGCCCGCGTACATCGGACTGGCACACTACCTGCTCGGACTCGGCGAGTACAAGCAAGCGATCGAAGCGGCAGAGAACGGTCTGCGGATCGCCGAGGGAACAGAATACGTCCTGTGGGCGATCCACCGAATGCTGCCGATCCTGGGCGAGGCGTGCTTGTGGGCAGGAGAGATCGACCGGGCCGAGGCAGTCAGCGTTCGCATGCGTGAGCACGCGCGACAGCTCGACCACAAGCTCGGCTTCTGTTGGGCCGACGCGATCGACGCGCTGGTGTGCTGGAAGCGGGGAGATCCAAAGTCGGCGATTGACCTCATGCGTCAGGCAGCGGAAGCTCTCGAGGAGATCCCGATCATTCCGGACGCCGCGCGAATCCGGCGCCAGCTCGCGGGCCGTCTGGCCGAGATCGACCGCCCAGACGAGGCGGCCGACGAACTCAAGCGCGTCTACGACATCTTCCGGAAGCTCGGAGCCGAACTGGAGTTGGAGAAGACGAGGGTCCAGCTCCGCGAGATCGGGCATCGCCCCCCCCCCAGGCGGGTCGGTGGGGGAGTCGCCGGACTCACCGCTCGTGAGCTGGAAGTCGCTCGACTCGTCGCTCAGCGCCTGTCGAACAAGGCCATCGGAAGAAAGCTCGGTATGGCGACCCGCACGGCCTCCACCCACCTCTCGAACATCTTCCACAAGCTCGAGGTGGGGTCGCGCGGCGAACTGGCCGACCTGATCCGCGAGAAGGGGCTGCTCGAGGAGTAA